In a single window of the Nicotiana tomentosiformis chromosome 8, ASM39032v3, whole genome shotgun sequence genome:
- the LOC138896982 gene encoding F-box protein At2g26160-like, whose translation MEAVLFPCPRNREASHPQTMANWAELPIDLITDIANRVKVIEDFIAFGAVCTSWRTAASKQNFDVLSSQVPLLMLGAKDDDYREFYSLSKKKVSRIFLPEVGGRECLPSEGWLCTVANNTGEINLLHPFARIKIQLPSRKDLLSFHGLDYLERAREGKRWHCIDKAILSANPSLTSDYTLLVHYYGGGSCLAFWRPGDLNWTEIDVVTDGGVCNMIFCKGQFYSVSYCGEVWAYDIAGPSITQPSVQTRLLAELEDDMFKLPSVQFYLVELSGALLLVTRYAIKRLETRKEGLEEIWGLTI comes from the exons ATGGAAGCGGTTCTTTTTCCTTGCCCTAGAAATAGAGAAGCCTCACATCCTCAAACTATGGCGAACTGGGCAGAGTTGCCCATCGATCTGATTACTGATATTGCAAATCGTGTTAAAGTGATTGAAGATTTCATTGCTTTTGGTGCCGTTTGTACCTCATGGCGAACTGCTGCTTCAAAGCAAAATTTTGATGTGCTTTCGTCCCAAGTTCCATTGCTTATGTTGGGTGCCAAAGATGACGATTATCGAGAATTTTACTCTCTTTCCAAGAAGAAAGTTTCACGCATATTTCTCCCGGAAGTTGGAGGACGAGAGTGTTTACCATCCGAGGGATGGCTTTGCACCGTGGCAAATAATACGGGGGAGATTAACTTGTTGCATCCTTTCGCTCGAATAAAAATACAGCTTCCCTCCCGAAAAGATTTACTGTCTTTTCATGGTCTCGATTATCTCGAAAGAGCACGTGAAGGAAAGCGTTGGCACTGCATAGACAAAGCTATCTTATCTGCAAATCCATCTCTTACATCAGATTATACGTTGTTGGTGCACTATTATGGAGGAGGTTCTTGTTTGGCTTTTTGGCGACCCGGAGATCTTAATTGGACGGAGATTGATGTTGTTACTGATGGTGGAGTCTGCAATATGATTTTTTGTAAGGGCCAATTTTATTCCGTGAGTTACTGTGGCGAAGTATGGGCTTATGATATTGCAGGGCCTAGCATTACTCAACCAAGTGTACAGACACGCTTGCTTGCTGAGCTGGAAGATGATATGTTTAAACTGCCTTCAGTTCAGTTCTACCTAGTTGAGTTATCTGGTGCACTATTACTTGTTACTCGATATGCAATCAAGAGATTAG AAACGAGGAAGGAGGGGCTGGAAGAGATATGGGGGCTTACAATATAG
- the LOC138898248 gene encoding uncharacterized protein: MDGLKWIIPKLEDDMFKLPSVQFYLVVLSGALLLVTRYAIESIDDDPNGTFKSFKFKISELDITKGEFKEEEIKTLGDLSIFLGRNGASCIDCSKFSGIKPNHIYFTDDWLEYVRNVEGGAGRDMGTYNLEDGKIESFYPGLSISLICPPTWVMPSLIM, encoded by the coding sequence ATGGATGGACTTAAATGGATTATCCCAAAGCTTGAAGATGATATGTTTAAACTGCCTTCAGTTCAGTTCTACCTAGTTGTGTTATCCGGTGCACTATTACTTGTTACTCGATATGCAATCGAGAGCATAGATGATGATCCAAACGGTACTTTTAAGagctttaaatttaaaatatctGAACTAGATATAACCAAAGGTGAATTCAAGGAAGAGGAAATTAAAACCTTGGGAGATTTATCAATTTTTTTGGGCCGCAATGGAGCAAGTTGCATTGATTGTTCTAAGTTTTCAGGAATCAAACCTAATCACATATATTTTACTGATGATTGGTTAGAATATGTTAGAAATGTGGAAGGAGGGGCTGGAAGAGATATGGGGACTTACAATCTAGAAGATGGAAAAATTGAATCATTTTATCCAGGGTTGTCAATAAGCCTTATTTGCCCACCAACTTGGGTTATGCCATCACTAATAATGTGA